A segment of the Yersinia rochesterensis genome:
GAATACGCTGTATTCTGCTCGCCGGATTCACGGGTAGGAGCAGCATATGAGCCAAAATACGCTGAAAGTTAACGAGTTGCATGAAGATGCTGATTTTGATGAAAACAGTACGGAAACTGAAATTTTCGACGAAAAAGCATCAGTAGAAGATGAACCTACTGAAAGCGAGTTAGCAGAAGATGAGCTGTTGGCGCAAGGTGTTACCCAGCGAGTGCTGGATGCAACGCAGCTCTATCTTGGTGAGATTGGTTATTCACCGTTATTGACCGCAGAAGAAGAGGTTTATTTTGCCCGGCGTGCATTGCGCGGAGATGTGCCTTCACGCCGGCGTATGATCGAAAGTAACTTGCGGTTGGTGGTGAAGATCGCCCGCCGTTACAGTAATCGCGGTTTAGCGCTGCTGGATTTGATTGAAGAGGGTAACCTTGGCTTAATCCGTGCAGTGGAAAAATTTGACCCTGAACGCGGTTTCCGTTTCTCCACTTATGCCACTTGGTGGATACGCCAGACGATTGAACGGGCAATAATGAACCAAACCCGTACTATCCGTTTGCCTATTCATATCGTTAAAGAATTAAACGTTTATTTGCGTACAGCGCGAGAGCTTTCCCATAAGTTGGATCATGAACCGAGTGCGGAAGAGATTGCTGAGCAACTCGACAGACCGGTCGACGATGTGAGCCGTATGTTACGCCTTAATGAACGTATCACTTCTGTTGATACACCTTTAGGCGGCGACTCAGAGAAAGCCTTATTAGATATTCTGTCTGACGAAAATGAAAACGGCCCAGAAGATACGACGCAAGACGACGATATGAAGCAAAGTATCGTTAAATGGCTGTTTGAATTGAATGCAAAACAGCGCGAAGTTTTGGCCCGTCGTTTTGGTCTGTTAGGGTATGAAGCTGCAACATTAGAAGATGTTGGTCGTGAGATTGGTTTAACACGTGAACGTGTGCGCCAGATTCAAGTTGAAGGTTTACGTCGTTTGCGGGAAATTCTGCAAGCACAGGGCCTGAGCATTGAAGCATTGTTCCGCGAATAAGCGCAGTTGAGAAAACATAAAAACGGTGAACTGATGTTCACCGTTTTTTTATGGCTAAAATTAATAGCTGGCGGGGTTACACCATGTTTTTCAGGCGATAAATCCATTCAAGTGCCTGACGTGGCGACAGTGAATCTGGGTCCAGGGCTTCTAATGCTTCCACCGCTGGCGGTACCTCTTCATTTAACAGTGTCAGTTGTGAACCATCAATCTTACTTGCTGCTGCATTATTCGATAACGATTCCAATTCTTTCAGTTTTTGCCGCGCGCGTTTAATTACATCTCGTGGCACACCGGCCAAGGCTGCAACGGCTAAACCATAACTTTTACTCGCCGCGCCATCTTGCACACTGTGCATAAAGGCGATGGTTTCACCATGTTCCAGTGCATCAAGATGAACATTGACCACGCCTTCCATTTTTTCCGGTAGGGTCGTCAGCTCAAAATAATGAGTCGCGAATAGGGTCATGGCTTTGATCCGGCTAGCCAGATTTTCCGCACAAGCCCAAGCCAGTGACAAACCATCATAGGTTGATGTACCGCGGCCAATTTCATCCATCAACACCAAACTTTGCTCGGTAGCGTTATGTAGAATATTGGCTGTTTCTGTCATTTCGACCATGAAGGTAGAACGGCCAGATGCCAAGTCATCAGCGGCACCGACACGGGTGAAGATACGATCAACCGGCCCAATGGTGGCTTGATCCGCCGGAACGTAACTCCCCATATGCGCCAGCAACACGATTAACGCCGTTTGGCGCATATAAGTACTTTTACCGCCCATATTGGGGCCAGTAATGATCAACATGCGCCGCTGCGGTGACAAGGTTAGCGGGTTAGAAATGAAAGGTTCGCTGAGTACCTGTTCCACCACTGGATGGCGGCCCCCGATAATCTTGATCCCCGGTTTGTCACTCAAAACAGGGCAGCTATAGTTGAGTGTTTCCGCTCTTTCGGCCAAGTTTGCCAAAACATCCAGTTCAGCCAGCGCATTGGCGCTGATTTGTAATTCGGGTAGATGCGGCAGCAGCAGGTCGAAAATCTCTTCGTACAAACCTTTTTCAATCGCCAGAGCTTTGCCTTTAGAGGTCAGAACTTTGTCTTCATACTCTTTCAGCTCAGGAATGATGTAGCGCTCGGCATTCTTCAGGGTTTGTCTGCGAACATAATGGATTGGCACCAGATGGCTTTGGCCCCGACTGACCTGAATGAAGTAGCCATGAACGCCATTAAAACCTACTTTTAGTGTATCCAGACCCAGTTTTTCGCGCTCACGGATTTCCAACCGGTCCAAATAATCGGTCGCACCATCAGCCAACGCCCGCCATTCATCTAATTCTGCATTGTATCCCGGCGCAATAACGCCACCATCACGCACTAATACTGGCGGTGCTTCAACAATCGCGCGTTCCAACAAGTTTTGTAATTCATCAAATTGACCGACTTGTGACAGCAAATTTTGTATATGGGGAACATCCAGCGGTTGTAATAGCCGATGAATTTCAGGTAGTTGCTGGAATGCATGGCGCATTCTTGCCAAATCTCTCGGACGTGCGGTTCGCAGTGCCAGGCGAGCCAAAATACGTTCTAAATCACCAACCTGACGCAACGGCGTTTGCAGTTCAGCGGTAATATCTTGCAAGCCGCCAATGGCTTGTTGGCGATCGGTCAACACCTTAGTGTCACGGATTGGCATATGCAGCCAGCGTTTCAGCATGCGGCTACCCATGGCCGTCACACTGCAATCAAGGATAGCGGCCAGTGTATTTTCCATTCCTCCGGACAAATTCTGGGTCAGTTCGAGATTGCGGCGGGTCGCAGCATCCATAACAATGCCATCTTGCTGGCGCTCCATGGTCAAACCACGGATATGAGGCAGGGAAGTGCGCTGGGTATCTTTGACATATTGCAGCAGACAGCCCGCAGCCCGCAGTGCTTGATGGGATTGTTCAACCCCAAAACCAATTAAATCGCGGGTACCAAATTGCAGATTAAGCTGCTGTTTGGCTGTTTCCAGCTCAAACTCCCATAATGGGCGGCGGCGTAAGCCATGTCGATTTTCTATCAATGACATGGGCTCGAAATTTTCTGGATAAAGTAACTCTGCGGGATGGGTGCGTTGTAACTCGGCAGCCATAGTCTCAAGGTCTGCGGGTTCCGCAACTCTAAAACGGCCTGAACTGATATCCAGTGTTGCATAGCCAAATCCGCGAGCATCCTGCCAGATAGCTGCCAGCAGATTATCTTGCCGTTCTTGCAGCAAGGCTTCATCACTCACGGTGCCGGGGGTGACGATACGCACCACTTTGCGCTCAACTGGCCCTTTGCTGGTGGCCGGGTCGCCGATTTGCTCGCAGATAGCGGCTGATTCACCCAATTGAACCAGTTTTGCCAGATAGTTCTCTATTGAATGATAGGGAACACCGGCCATAGGAATAGGTTCACCGGCGGAAGAGCCCCGTCTCGTCAGTGAGATATCCAGTAACTGTGACGCGCGTTTGGCATCACTGTAGAATAGTTCATAAAAATCGCCCATCCGATAAAACAGCAAGATGTCAGGGTGTTGGGCCTTAAGCCGATGATACTGCTGCATCATCGGGGTGTGGGAATCTAGCTTATCAGTATTATTCATGCGGTTATGTTTTCTAGTTAAGTCCTTTTTCCAGCCGATATACTAGCCCAGCAGCCGGGAAACTGACATAGCTAAAAACTCGAGAAGACTCGCAAACAAAGCAGATTAGCCCCTAAACTCAGGGGCTATGCATTGATCTGTCAGCTTATTGGGTGGAGACTACCTGAATGCAGGATTTTGAGGGAACAGCGCGTGAGCGGTATCTCGCAGGTGCCTGGCCTGAGAGAGGTCATTTTGATATTGGGTAATCATGATAAGGCTTAGATAAACATTTGGATCATTATGCAATTGAATGTATTGCTCGGCCCATACGCGGAACTGAGTCAGTAACGCGGGATCAGGATTTTGGTTAAATTGCAGTAACAAATTGATGTGCCGAATGTATTGATACCTTTCCCACTGGATATAGGGATTTATCAGCTTATCTAACGGCTGCATGTCAACCAAACCACTCCTTTCACTCAGTGTCAGTACACGGCCAGTTTTGAAACCCGTCACCATAAAGATCAGGGTGCATAATGCGGATAGCACAATAGCGCCCTGTAGCCAGCGTCGCCATTGGGGTGGGGGGGAGATAATGGGTACCAACATGTTTTCTGGCACCATCAAGCGGCCCAGTAAAATCAACACCAGCCAGTGACCAGCAGATTGATAAAGAGGCAGCTCGGTCATCAGATGCAAAGCTATCGGCAAAGTTAGTACCCAGAGAGGGAAAACTGTCTTAGGTTGAATCAATAGTGGCTTTATATACCCGGCAGCCAATACTAGCATCCCAACTAAAGCCACGATGCCGCCCTCAACCCAGCCATAAAGCACTTCATTATGTGGATGAGAAGGGTAAACCGAGCCATCGAATACCAGCCCGTTCTGCACTAATTCGTGGGCAAAGGTAGATTCAAAGCTACCGTATCCCCAGCCCAGCCATGGACGTTGTTGTATCATCTGCCAGGTATATTCCAGCATTAGCCAGCGTTCTCGGTTGCTGGTGCCTTTTGATACCAGCATGCTGACGTTCATCTGTTCCTGTAGATAAAAGGCACCCAACAGACTGACCAGGCTGAATAGCCACAACCAAGCTATTTTTCGCTGACGCCAGTAATAGAAGGAAAGCAATGATAGGGTTATGACCCCGCCAACCCAGCCAATGCGCGATTGTAATAGCATTAATATACCGGGGAAAACCAGCAGCGTGAGGGTGCCTATGCCACGTATGATGCGATTGCCCGAGGCCATAAACAGGTAGGCCGCGATGCCATAGCCTGTTGCCAGATAACTGGCCAGCACATTGGTTTGCTGAAACATGCCATAGGGGCGCTCGGCAATATCAAATTCCATCCAGTTATCTGCTGTAAAAACAAACCATTGCAGTAAAGTTAGCATGGCCTGGCCCCAAGAAGACAACAGTATTAACAGTAACCATGCCTGTCGTGCATCGTGATTTAGTTTCAGCCGAAACAGCCCAAGCAGTAGTATTATCCCTCCCCACAAACCGAGCACTCGCGGTAACCAAGCATCTATATGCTGTAATGATGCGGGCCACAATCCTGGAAGTGTCAGCAGCAGCGCACCAAACAACAGCCACAGATGACTCGGAGCGGTCACTGAGTGGGCCTCTGCACTTTGTGGCCAATAGAGCATAATCACTAACAGTGCCATCATGGCCCAGATGACAATATTATGAGGAAGATGAAGCCCGGCACCACCTCGATTGATTTCATAGTGC
Coding sequences within it:
- the rpoS gene encoding RNA polymerase sigma factor RpoS — protein: MSQNTLKVNELHEDADFDENSTETEIFDEKASVEDEPTESELAEDELLAQGVTQRVLDATQLYLGEIGYSPLLTAEEEVYFARRALRGDVPSRRRMIESNLRLVVKIARRYSNRGLALLDLIEEGNLGLIRAVEKFDPERGFRFSTYATWWIRQTIERAIMNQTRTIRLPIHIVKELNVYLRTARELSHKLDHEPSAEEIAEQLDRPVDDVSRMLRLNERITSVDTPLGGDSEKALLDILSDENENGPEDTTQDDDMKQSIVKWLFELNAKQREVLARRFGLLGYEAATLEDVGREIGLTRERVRQIQVEGLRRLREILQAQGLSIEALFRE
- the mutS gene encoding DNA mismatch repair protein MutS — translated: MNNTDKLDSHTPMMQQYHRLKAQHPDILLFYRMGDFYELFYSDAKRASQLLDISLTRRGSSAGEPIPMAGVPYHSIENYLAKLVQLGESAAICEQIGDPATSKGPVERKVVRIVTPGTVSDEALLQERQDNLLAAIWQDARGFGYATLDISSGRFRVAEPADLETMAAELQRTHPAELLYPENFEPMSLIENRHGLRRRPLWEFELETAKQQLNLQFGTRDLIGFGVEQSHQALRAAGCLLQYVKDTQRTSLPHIRGLTMERQQDGIVMDAATRRNLELTQNLSGGMENTLAAILDCSVTAMGSRMLKRWLHMPIRDTKVLTDRQQAIGGLQDITAELQTPLRQVGDLERILARLALRTARPRDLARMRHAFQQLPEIHRLLQPLDVPHIQNLLSQVGQFDELQNLLERAIVEAPPVLVRDGGVIAPGYNAELDEWRALADGATDYLDRLEIREREKLGLDTLKVGFNGVHGYFIQVSRGQSHLVPIHYVRRQTLKNAERYIIPELKEYEDKVLTSKGKALAIEKGLYEEIFDLLLPHLPELQISANALAELDVLANLAERAETLNYSCPVLSDKPGIKIIGGRHPVVEQVLSEPFISNPLTLSPQRRMLIITGPNMGGKSTYMRQTALIVLLAHMGSYVPADQATIGPVDRIFTRVGAADDLASGRSTFMVEMTETANILHNATEQSLVLMDEIGRGTSTYDGLSLAWACAENLASRIKAMTLFATHYFELTTLPEKMEGVVNVHLDALEHGETIAFMHSVQDGAASKSYGLAVAALAGVPRDVIKRARQKLKELESLSNNAAASKIDGSQLTLLNEEVPPAVEALEALDPDSLSPRQALEWIYRLKNMV
- a CDS encoding PglL family O-oligosaccharyltransferase translates to MVITFVSMMHYEINRGGAGLHLPHNIVIWAMMALLVIMLYWPQSAEAHSVTAPSHLWLLFGALLLTLPGLWPASLQHIDAWLPRVLGLWGGIILLLGLFRLKLNHDARQAWLLLILLSSWGQAMLTLLQWFVFTADNWMEFDIAERPYGMFQQTNVLASYLATGYGIAAYLFMASGNRIIRGIGTLTLLVFPGILMLLQSRIGWVGGVITLSLLSFYYWRQRKIAWLWLFSLVSLLGAFYLQEQMNVSMLVSKGTSNRERWLMLEYTWQMIQQRPWLGWGYGSFESTFAHELVQNGLVFDGSVYPSHPHNEVLYGWVEGGIVALVGMLVLAAGYIKPLLIQPKTVFPLWVLTLPIALHLMTELPLYQSAGHWLVLILLGRLMVPENMLVPIISPPPQWRRWLQGAIVLSALCTLIFMVTGFKTGRVLTLSERSGLVDMQPLDKLINPYIQWERYQYIRHINLLLQFNQNPDPALLTQFRVWAEQYIQLHNDPNVYLSLIMITQYQNDLSQARHLRDTAHALFPQNPAFR